Proteins co-encoded in one Podarcis muralis chromosome 12, rPodMur119.hap1.1, whole genome shotgun sequence genomic window:
- the SLC4A7 gene encoding sodium bicarbonate cotransporter 3 isoform X12, producing the protein MEEERSGEQMRPLLTTITQGDGRSSFLKEGHDEEAVVDTGKISSTINTNFEKEELESHRAVYIGVHVPFGKQGRRRHRHRGHKHHRRRKEKETDKEDGRESPSYDTPSQRVQFILGTEDDDEEHIPHDLFTEMDELCFREGEEYEWKETARWLKFEEDVEDGGDRWSKPYVATLSLHSLFELRSCILNGTVMLDMRASTLDEIADMVLDNMIASGHLDESMRDNVREALLKRHHHQNEKKFTNRIPLVRSFADIGEGLSASRHSLRAGLSASNISLRGENRLSLLLNYLLPGSPAVSRSATPLPTPQSTPPSSPRCGHKGTTNLPPAEHQGAELLVSPSSDDIPKVVIHPPEEDLEAQESEEKTTEDNSDIIPGLLASPQSAPGNLDIGKSGELKSSGTGGSRENSTVDFSKVDMNFMRKIPIGAEASNVLVGEVDFLERPIIAFVRLAPAVLLSGLTEVPVPTRFLFLLLGPAGKAPQYHEIGRSIATLMTDDVFHDVAYKAKDRNDLLSGIDEFLDQVTVLPPGEWDPSIRIEPPKSVPSQEKRKIPKFPNGAASPGESLEEGHHAGPELQRTGRLFGGLILDIKRKAPFFLSDFKDALSLQCLASILFLYCACMSPVITFGGLLGEATEGRISAIESLFGASLTGIAYSLFAGQPLTILGSTGPVLVFEKILFKFCKDYGLSYLSLRTSIGLWTAFLCILLVATDASSLVCYITRFTEEAFAALICIIFIYEALEKLFQLGETYEFNRHNDLNKLTFYSCVCAEPPDPTNETVAQWMTANKSVDTIPWSNLTVKQCTELHGVFVGSACGHHGPYFPDVLFWSVILFFTTFFLSSFLKQFKTKRYFPTKVRSTISDFAVFLTIVIMVLIDYLVGVPSPKLHVPEKFEPTRSDRGWLIDPLGPNPWWTLVIAAVPALLCTILIFMDQQITAVIINRKEHKLKKGGGYHLDLLMVGMMLGICSIMGLPWFVAATVLSISHVNSLKVESECSAPGEQPKFLGIREQRVTGLMIFVLMGLSVFMTSVLKFIPMPVLYGVFLYMGASSLKGIQFFDRIKLFGMPAKHQPDLIYLRYVPLWKVHVFTVVQLTCLVLLWAIKASAAAVVFPMMVLALVFIRKLLDLCFTKRELSWLDDLMPESKKKKEDDKKKKAKEEAERMFQTVDSETIHLPYDRGDVLEIPVKALKYSSEKEECVKIDMENTPETKYVDAETSL; encoded by the exons ACACACCATCCCAGAGGGTACAATTTATCCTGGGTACCGAGGATGATGATGAAGAACACATTCCCCACGATCTATTCACTGAAATGGATGAACTTTGCTTTAGAGAAGGAGAAGAATATGAATGGAAAGAAACTGCCAG ATGGCTAAAATTTGAAGAAGATGTTGAAGATGGTGGTGATAGGTGGAGCAAACCTTATGTGGCTACCCTGTCTCTGCACAGTCTCTTTGAACTGAGAAGCTGTATCTTAAACGGGACAGTCATGTTGGATATGAGAGCCAGtacgctggatgaaatagcag ATATGGTATTGGATAACATGATAGCTTCTGGTCACCTGGATGAATCAATGAGAGACAATGTCAGAGAAGCTCTTCTGAAGAGGCACCATCATCAGAATGAAAAAAAATTCACTAATCGGATTCCCCTTGTCCGATCCTTTGCAGATATAG GGGAAGGCCTTTCAGCCTCCCGCCACTCTTTACGAGCTGGTCTCTCTGCCTCAAATATTTCCCTGAGAGGAGAGAATCGCTTATCCCTTCTTCTCAATTACCTTCTTCCTGGATCTCCAGCCGTCTCAAGGAGCGCAACCCCTTTACCTACCCCACAAAGCACTCCACCTTCCAGTCCTAGGTGCGGTCACAAGGGAACCACAAATTTACCACCAGCTGAGCACCAGGGTGCTGAACTCCTAGTGTCTCCTTCTAGTGATGATATCCCCAAAGTAGTAATTCATCCACCTGAGGAGGATTTAGAAGCTCAGGAAAGCGAGGAGAAGACGACAGAGGATAATAGTGACATAATACCAG GACTTCTTGCATCACCACAATCTGCACCCGGTAATTTGGACATTGGAAAAAGTGGAGAACTTAAAAGCAGTGGAACAGGGGGGAGTAGAGAAAACAGCACTGTTGATTTCAGCAAG GTAGATATGAATTTTATGAGGAAGATTCCCATAGGTGCAGAGGCATCAAATGTGTTGGTGGGAGAAGTGGATTTTTTGGAGAGACCAATTATTGCTTTTGTGAGGCTGGCCCCCGCTGTACTTCTCTCAGGCCTTACAGAAGTTCCTGTTCCTACCCG attcctttttcttttgctgggTCCAGCAGGCAAAGCGCCCCAATACCATGAGATTGGTCGATCAATAGCAACACTTATGACAGATGAC GTTTTCCATGATGTTGCTTATAAAGCTAAAGACCGAAATGATCTGCTCTCTGGAATCGATGAATTTTTAGATCAAGTAACAGTTCTGCCTCCAGGAGAGTGGGATCCATCTATTCGAATTGAGCCACCCAAAAGTGTTCCTTCTCAG GAAAAACGGAAGATACCTAAATTTCCAAATGGAGCTGCTTCTCCAGGAGAGTCTCTTGAAGAAGGCCATCATGCTGGACCTGAACTACAGAGGACTGGAAG GCTTTTTGGTGGTTTGATACTTGACATCAAAAGGAAAGCACCTTTTTTCTTGAGTGACTTCAAGGATGCATTAAGTCTGCAGTGCCTGGCCTCGATTCTTTTCCTATACTGTGCCTGTATGTCTCCTGTAATCACTTTTGGAGGGCTCCTTGGAGAAGCTACAGAAGGCAGAATA AGTGCAATAGAATCTTTATTTGGAGCATCATTAACTGGGATTGCCTATTCACTATTTGCTGGGCAACCTCTGACAATATTGGGGAGCACTGGACCTGTCCTAGTATTTgagaaaatattatttaaattctGCAA GGACTATGGACTTTCTTATCTCTCTCTACGAACCAGCATTGGTCTGTGGACagcatttttatgcatattgttagTGGCAACTGATGCAAGCAGCCTTGTGTGTTACATCACTCGATTTACCGAGGAGGCTTTTGCTGCTCTTATTTGCATAATATTCATATATGAAGCACTGGAAAAGCTTTTTCAATTGGGAGAAACTTATGAATTCAACAGGCACAATGACCTGAATAAATTGACATTCTATTC ATGTGTGTGTGCAGAGCCTCCAGACCCCACCAATGAAACAGTAGCGCAGTGGATGACAGCCAACAAATCTGTGGATACTATACCATGGTCTAACCTCACAGTTAAA CAATGTACAGAACTTCACGGCGTGTTTGTTGGATCAGCCTGCGGCCACCATGGTCCATATTTCCCAGATGTTCTTTTTTGGTCCGTCATACTGTTCTTTACAAcgtttttcctttcctctttcctcaaGCAGTTCAAGACCAAACGCTATTTCCCCACTAAG GTGCGGTCTACAATAAGTGATTTTGCTGTATTTTTGACAATAGTgatcatggttctcattgattaTCTTGTTGGAGTTCCTTCTCCTAAACTTCATGTGCCTGAAAAATTTGAA CCCACACGAAGTGATCGAGGATGGCTCATAGATCCGCTAGGACCTAATCCTTGGTGGACGCTTGTAATAGCTGCAGTTCCTGCTTTACTCTGCACCATTCTTATTTTTATGGACCAGCAAATTACAGCAGTTATCATAAACAGGAAAGAACATAAACTCAAG AAAGGTGGTGGATATCATCTCGATCTGCTCATGGTTGGCATGATGTTAGGTATATGCTCAATTATGGGCTTGCCTTGGTTTGTGGCTGCAACTGTTCTTTCTATAAGTCATGTCAACAGTTTAAAAGTAGAATCCGAGTGTTCTGCTCCTGGGGAGCAGCCAAAGTTCCTGGGAATTCGTGAGCAGAGAGTGACAGGATTAATGATCTTTGTGTTGATGGGGCTGTCTGTATTTATGACATCTGTATTAAag TTTATTCCAATGCCCGTTTTATATGGTGTTTTTCTTTACATGGGAGCATCCTCACTAAAAGGCATCCAG TTTTTTGACCGTATCAAATTGTTTGGAATGCCGGCCAAACATCAGCCTGATTTGATCTATCTGCGTTACGTGCCGCTCTGGAAGGTTCATGTATTTACGGTAGTTCAACTCACCTGTCTCGTTCTTTTGTGGGCAATTAaagcatctgctgctgctgttgtttttcctatGATG GTTTTAGCTCTAGTTTTCATTCGCAAACTTTTGGATTTGTGTTTCACCAAACGGGAGCTCAGTTGGCTTGATGACCTTATGCCagaaagcaagaagaagaaggaagatgacaaaaagaaaaaagcaaaggaa GAAGCTGAACGAATGTTTCAGACAGTGGACAGTGAAACTATACACCTTCCATATGACAGAGGCGATGTGTTAGAGATTCCCGTGAAAGCTCTAAAATACAG CTCTGAAAAAGAAGAGTGTGTGAAAATAGACATGGAAAATACTCCTGAAACAAAGTATGTAGATGCTGAAACCTCATTATAG
- the SLC4A7 gene encoding sodium bicarbonate cotransporter 3 isoform X8 yields MEEERSGEQMRPLLTTITQGDGRSSFLKEGHDEEAVVDTGKISSTINTNFEKEELESHRAVYIGVHVPFGKQGRRRHRHRGHKHHRRRKEKETDKEDGRESPSYDTPSQRVQFILGTEDDDEEHIPHDLFTEMDELCFREGEEYEWKETARWLKFEEDVEDGGDRWSKPYVATLSLHSLFELRSCILNGTVMLDMRASTLDEIADMVLDNMIASGHLDESMRDNVREALLKRHHHQNEKKFTNRIPLVRSFADIGEGLSASRHSLRAGLSASNISLRGENRLSLLLNYLLPGSPAVSRSATPLPTPQSTPPSSPRCGHKGTTNLPPAEHQGAELLVSPSSDDIPKVVIHPPEEDLEAQESEEKTTEDNSDIIPGLLASPQSAPGNLDIGKSGELKSSGTGGSRENSTVDFSKVDMNFMRKIPIGAEASNVLVGEVDFLERPIIAFVRLAPAVLLSGLTEVPVPTRFLFLLLGPAGKAPQYHEIGRSIATLMTDDVFHDVAYKAKDRNDLLSGIDEFLDQVTVLPPGEWDPSIRIEPPKSVPSQEKRKIPKFPNGAASPGESLEEGHHAGPELQRTGRLFGGLILDIKRKAPFFLSDFKDALSLQCLASILFLYCACMSPVITFGGLLGEATEGRISAIESLFGASLTGIAYSLFAGQPLTILGSTGPVLVFEKILFKFCKDYGLSYLSLRTSIGLWTAFLCILLVATDASSLVCYITRFTEEAFAALICIIFIYEALEKLFQLGETYEFNRHNDLNKLTFYSCVCAEPPDPTNETVAQWMTANKSVDTIPWSNLTVKQCTELHGVFVGSACGHHGPYFPDVLFWSVILFFTTFFLSSFLKQFKTKRYFPTKVRSTISDFAVFLTIVIMVLIDYLVGVPSPKLHVPEKFEPTRSDRGWLIDPLGPNPWWTLVIAAVPALLCTILIFMDQQITAVIINRKEHKLKKGGGYHLDLLMVGMMLGICSIMGLPWFVAATVLSISHVNSLKVESECSAPGEQPKFLGIREQRVTGLMIFVLMGLSVFMTSVLKFIPMPVLYGVFLYMGASSLKGIQFFDRIKLFGMPAKHQPDLIYLRYVPLWKVHVFTVVQLTCLVLLWAIKASAAAVVFPMMVLALVFIRKLLDLCFTKRELSWLDDLMPESKKKKEDDKKKKAKEEAERMFQTVDSETIHLPYDRGDVLEIPVKALKYSVDPSVVNISDEMAKTAQWKALSMNTENAKVTRSNLSSEKEECVKIDMENTPETKYVDAETSL; encoded by the exons ACACACCATCCCAGAGGGTACAATTTATCCTGGGTACCGAGGATGATGATGAAGAACACATTCCCCACGATCTATTCACTGAAATGGATGAACTTTGCTTTAGAGAAGGAGAAGAATATGAATGGAAAGAAACTGCCAG ATGGCTAAAATTTGAAGAAGATGTTGAAGATGGTGGTGATAGGTGGAGCAAACCTTATGTGGCTACCCTGTCTCTGCACAGTCTCTTTGAACTGAGAAGCTGTATCTTAAACGGGACAGTCATGTTGGATATGAGAGCCAGtacgctggatgaaatagcag ATATGGTATTGGATAACATGATAGCTTCTGGTCACCTGGATGAATCAATGAGAGACAATGTCAGAGAAGCTCTTCTGAAGAGGCACCATCATCAGAATGAAAAAAAATTCACTAATCGGATTCCCCTTGTCCGATCCTTTGCAGATATAG GGGAAGGCCTTTCAGCCTCCCGCCACTCTTTACGAGCTGGTCTCTCTGCCTCAAATATTTCCCTGAGAGGAGAGAATCGCTTATCCCTTCTTCTCAATTACCTTCTTCCTGGATCTCCAGCCGTCTCAAGGAGCGCAACCCCTTTACCTACCCCACAAAGCACTCCACCTTCCAGTCCTAGGTGCGGTCACAAGGGAACCACAAATTTACCACCAGCTGAGCACCAGGGTGCTGAACTCCTAGTGTCTCCTTCTAGTGATGATATCCCCAAAGTAGTAATTCATCCACCTGAGGAGGATTTAGAAGCTCAGGAAAGCGAGGAGAAGACGACAGAGGATAATAGTGACATAATACCAG GACTTCTTGCATCACCACAATCTGCACCCGGTAATTTGGACATTGGAAAAAGTGGAGAACTTAAAAGCAGTGGAACAGGGGGGAGTAGAGAAAACAGCACTGTTGATTTCAGCAAG GTAGATATGAATTTTATGAGGAAGATTCCCATAGGTGCAGAGGCATCAAATGTGTTGGTGGGAGAAGTGGATTTTTTGGAGAGACCAATTATTGCTTTTGTGAGGCTGGCCCCCGCTGTACTTCTCTCAGGCCTTACAGAAGTTCCTGTTCCTACCCG attcctttttcttttgctgggTCCAGCAGGCAAAGCGCCCCAATACCATGAGATTGGTCGATCAATAGCAACACTTATGACAGATGAC GTTTTCCATGATGTTGCTTATAAAGCTAAAGACCGAAATGATCTGCTCTCTGGAATCGATGAATTTTTAGATCAAGTAACAGTTCTGCCTCCAGGAGAGTGGGATCCATCTATTCGAATTGAGCCACCCAAAAGTGTTCCTTCTCAG GAAAAACGGAAGATACCTAAATTTCCAAATGGAGCTGCTTCTCCAGGAGAGTCTCTTGAAGAAGGCCATCATGCTGGACCTGAACTACAGAGGACTGGAAG GCTTTTTGGTGGTTTGATACTTGACATCAAAAGGAAAGCACCTTTTTTCTTGAGTGACTTCAAGGATGCATTAAGTCTGCAGTGCCTGGCCTCGATTCTTTTCCTATACTGTGCCTGTATGTCTCCTGTAATCACTTTTGGAGGGCTCCTTGGAGAAGCTACAGAAGGCAGAATA AGTGCAATAGAATCTTTATTTGGAGCATCATTAACTGGGATTGCCTATTCACTATTTGCTGGGCAACCTCTGACAATATTGGGGAGCACTGGACCTGTCCTAGTATTTgagaaaatattatttaaattctGCAA GGACTATGGACTTTCTTATCTCTCTCTACGAACCAGCATTGGTCTGTGGACagcatttttatgcatattgttagTGGCAACTGATGCAAGCAGCCTTGTGTGTTACATCACTCGATTTACCGAGGAGGCTTTTGCTGCTCTTATTTGCATAATATTCATATATGAAGCACTGGAAAAGCTTTTTCAATTGGGAGAAACTTATGAATTCAACAGGCACAATGACCTGAATAAATTGACATTCTATTC ATGTGTGTGTGCAGAGCCTCCAGACCCCACCAATGAAACAGTAGCGCAGTGGATGACAGCCAACAAATCTGTGGATACTATACCATGGTCTAACCTCACAGTTAAA CAATGTACAGAACTTCACGGCGTGTTTGTTGGATCAGCCTGCGGCCACCATGGTCCATATTTCCCAGATGTTCTTTTTTGGTCCGTCATACTGTTCTTTACAAcgtttttcctttcctctttcctcaaGCAGTTCAAGACCAAACGCTATTTCCCCACTAAG GTGCGGTCTACAATAAGTGATTTTGCTGTATTTTTGACAATAGTgatcatggttctcattgattaTCTTGTTGGAGTTCCTTCTCCTAAACTTCATGTGCCTGAAAAATTTGAA CCCACACGAAGTGATCGAGGATGGCTCATAGATCCGCTAGGACCTAATCCTTGGTGGACGCTTGTAATAGCTGCAGTTCCTGCTTTACTCTGCACCATTCTTATTTTTATGGACCAGCAAATTACAGCAGTTATCATAAACAGGAAAGAACATAAACTCAAG AAAGGTGGTGGATATCATCTCGATCTGCTCATGGTTGGCATGATGTTAGGTATATGCTCAATTATGGGCTTGCCTTGGTTTGTGGCTGCAACTGTTCTTTCTATAAGTCATGTCAACAGTTTAAAAGTAGAATCCGAGTGTTCTGCTCCTGGGGAGCAGCCAAAGTTCCTGGGAATTCGTGAGCAGAGAGTGACAGGATTAATGATCTTTGTGTTGATGGGGCTGTCTGTATTTATGACATCTGTATTAAag TTTATTCCAATGCCCGTTTTATATGGTGTTTTTCTTTACATGGGAGCATCCTCACTAAAAGGCATCCAG TTTTTTGACCGTATCAAATTGTTTGGAATGCCGGCCAAACATCAGCCTGATTTGATCTATCTGCGTTACGTGCCGCTCTGGAAGGTTCATGTATTTACGGTAGTTCAACTCACCTGTCTCGTTCTTTTGTGGGCAATTAaagcatctgctgctgctgttgtttttcctatGATG GTTTTAGCTCTAGTTTTCATTCGCAAACTTTTGGATTTGTGTTTCACCAAACGGGAGCTCAGTTGGCTTGATGACCTTATGCCagaaagcaagaagaagaaggaagatgacaaaaagaaaaaagcaaaggaa GAAGCTGAACGAATGTTTCAGACAGTGGACAGTGAAACTATACACCTTCCATATGACAGAGGCGATGTGTTAGAGATTCCCGTGAAAGCTCTAAAATACAG CGTTGATCCTTCTGTTGTAAACATATCAGATGAAATGGCCAAAACTGCACAGTGGAAGGCTCTTTCCATGAACACAGAGAATGCCAAAGTAACAAGATCTAACTTGAG CTCTGAAAAAGAAGAGTGTGTGAAAATAGACATGGAAAATACTCCTGAAACAAAGTATGTAGATGCTGAAACCTCATTATAG
- the SLC4A7 gene encoding sodium bicarbonate cotransporter 3 isoform X18 — MEEERSGEQMRPLLTTITQGDGRSSFLKEGHDEEAVVDTGKISSTINTNFEKEELESHRAVYIGVHVPFGKQGRRRHRHRGHKHHRRRKEKETDKEDGRESPSYDTPSQRVQFILGTEDDDEEHIPHDLFTEMDELCFREGEEYEWKETARWLKFEEDVEDGGDRWSKPYVATLSLHSLFELRSCILNGTVMLDMRASTLDEIADMVLDNMIASGHLDESMRDNVREALLKRHHHQNEKKFTNRIPLVRSFADIGKKHSDPLLLERNGLLASPQSAPGNLDIGKSGELKSSGTGGSRENSTVDFSKVDMNFMRKIPIGAEASNVLVGEVDFLERPIIAFVRLAPAVLLSGLTEVPVPTRFLFLLLGPAGKAPQYHEIGRSIATLMTDDVFHDVAYKAKDRNDLLSGIDEFLDQVTVLPPGEWDPSIRIEPPKSVPSQEKRKIPKFPNGAASPGESLEEGHHAGPELQRTGRLFGGLILDIKRKAPFFLSDFKDALSLQCLASILFLYCACMSPVITFGGLLGEATEGRISAIESLFGASLTGIAYSLFAGQPLTILGSTGPVLVFEKILFKFCKDYGLSYLSLRTSIGLWTAFLCILLVATDASSLVCYITRFTEEAFAALICIIFIYEALEKLFQLGETYEFNRHNDLNKLTFYSCVCAEPPDPTNETVAQWMTANKSVDTIPWSNLTVKQCTELHGVFVGSACGHHGPYFPDVLFWSVILFFTTFFLSSFLKQFKTKRYFPTKVRSTISDFAVFLTIVIMVLIDYLVGVPSPKLHVPEKFEPTRSDRGWLIDPLGPNPWWTLVIAAVPALLCTILIFMDQQITAVIINRKEHKLKKGGGYHLDLLMVGMMLGICSIMGLPWFVAATVLSISHVNSLKVESECSAPGEQPKFLGIREQRVTGLMIFVLMGLSVFMTSVLKFIPMPVLYGVFLYMGASSLKGIQFFDRIKLFGMPAKHQPDLIYLRYVPLWKVHVFTVVQLTCLVLLWAIKASAAAVVFPMMVLALVFIRKLLDLCFTKRELSWLDDLMPESKKKKEDDKKKKAKEEAERMFQTVDSETIHLPYDRGDVLEIPVKALKYSSEKEECVKIDMENTPETKYVDAETSL, encoded by the exons ACACACCATCCCAGAGGGTACAATTTATCCTGGGTACCGAGGATGATGATGAAGAACACATTCCCCACGATCTATTCACTGAAATGGATGAACTTTGCTTTAGAGAAGGAGAAGAATATGAATGGAAAGAAACTGCCAG ATGGCTAAAATTTGAAGAAGATGTTGAAGATGGTGGTGATAGGTGGAGCAAACCTTATGTGGCTACCCTGTCTCTGCACAGTCTCTTTGAACTGAGAAGCTGTATCTTAAACGGGACAGTCATGTTGGATATGAGAGCCAGtacgctggatgaaatagcag ATATGGTATTGGATAACATGATAGCTTCTGGTCACCTGGATGAATCAATGAGAGACAATGTCAGAGAAGCTCTTCTGAAGAGGCACCATCATCAGAATGAAAAAAAATTCACTAATCGGATTCCCCTTGTCCGATCCTTTGCAGATATAGGCAAGAAACATTCTGACCCTCTCTTGCTTGAAAGAAATG GACTTCTTGCATCACCACAATCTGCACCCGGTAATTTGGACATTGGAAAAAGTGGAGAACTTAAAAGCAGTGGAACAGGGGGGAGTAGAGAAAACAGCACTGTTGATTTCAGCAAG GTAGATATGAATTTTATGAGGAAGATTCCCATAGGTGCAGAGGCATCAAATGTGTTGGTGGGAGAAGTGGATTTTTTGGAGAGACCAATTATTGCTTTTGTGAGGCTGGCCCCCGCTGTACTTCTCTCAGGCCTTACAGAAGTTCCTGTTCCTACCCG attcctttttcttttgctgggTCCAGCAGGCAAAGCGCCCCAATACCATGAGATTGGTCGATCAATAGCAACACTTATGACAGATGAC GTTTTCCATGATGTTGCTTATAAAGCTAAAGACCGAAATGATCTGCTCTCTGGAATCGATGAATTTTTAGATCAAGTAACAGTTCTGCCTCCAGGAGAGTGGGATCCATCTATTCGAATTGAGCCACCCAAAAGTGTTCCTTCTCAG GAAAAACGGAAGATACCTAAATTTCCAAATGGAGCTGCTTCTCCAGGAGAGTCTCTTGAAGAAGGCCATCATGCTGGACCTGAACTACAGAGGACTGGAAG GCTTTTTGGTGGTTTGATACTTGACATCAAAAGGAAAGCACCTTTTTTCTTGAGTGACTTCAAGGATGCATTAAGTCTGCAGTGCCTGGCCTCGATTCTTTTCCTATACTGTGCCTGTATGTCTCCTGTAATCACTTTTGGAGGGCTCCTTGGAGAAGCTACAGAAGGCAGAATA AGTGCAATAGAATCTTTATTTGGAGCATCATTAACTGGGATTGCCTATTCACTATTTGCTGGGCAACCTCTGACAATATTGGGGAGCACTGGACCTGTCCTAGTATTTgagaaaatattatttaaattctGCAA GGACTATGGACTTTCTTATCTCTCTCTACGAACCAGCATTGGTCTGTGGACagcatttttatgcatattgttagTGGCAACTGATGCAAGCAGCCTTGTGTGTTACATCACTCGATTTACCGAGGAGGCTTTTGCTGCTCTTATTTGCATAATATTCATATATGAAGCACTGGAAAAGCTTTTTCAATTGGGAGAAACTTATGAATTCAACAGGCACAATGACCTGAATAAATTGACATTCTATTC ATGTGTGTGTGCAGAGCCTCCAGACCCCACCAATGAAACAGTAGCGCAGTGGATGACAGCCAACAAATCTGTGGATACTATACCATGGTCTAACCTCACAGTTAAA CAATGTACAGAACTTCACGGCGTGTTTGTTGGATCAGCCTGCGGCCACCATGGTCCATATTTCCCAGATGTTCTTTTTTGGTCCGTCATACTGTTCTTTACAAcgtttttcctttcctctttcctcaaGCAGTTCAAGACCAAACGCTATTTCCCCACTAAG GTGCGGTCTACAATAAGTGATTTTGCTGTATTTTTGACAATAGTgatcatggttctcattgattaTCTTGTTGGAGTTCCTTCTCCTAAACTTCATGTGCCTGAAAAATTTGAA CCCACACGAAGTGATCGAGGATGGCTCATAGATCCGCTAGGACCTAATCCTTGGTGGACGCTTGTAATAGCTGCAGTTCCTGCTTTACTCTGCACCATTCTTATTTTTATGGACCAGCAAATTACAGCAGTTATCATAAACAGGAAAGAACATAAACTCAAG AAAGGTGGTGGATATCATCTCGATCTGCTCATGGTTGGCATGATGTTAGGTATATGCTCAATTATGGGCTTGCCTTGGTTTGTGGCTGCAACTGTTCTTTCTATAAGTCATGTCAACAGTTTAAAAGTAGAATCCGAGTGTTCTGCTCCTGGGGAGCAGCCAAAGTTCCTGGGAATTCGTGAGCAGAGAGTGACAGGATTAATGATCTTTGTGTTGATGGGGCTGTCTGTATTTATGACATCTGTATTAAag TTTATTCCAATGCCCGTTTTATATGGTGTTTTTCTTTACATGGGAGCATCCTCACTAAAAGGCATCCAG TTTTTTGACCGTATCAAATTGTTTGGAATGCCGGCCAAACATCAGCCTGATTTGATCTATCTGCGTTACGTGCCGCTCTGGAAGGTTCATGTATTTACGGTAGTTCAACTCACCTGTCTCGTTCTTTTGTGGGCAATTAaagcatctgctgctgctgttgtttttcctatGATG GTTTTAGCTCTAGTTTTCATTCGCAAACTTTTGGATTTGTGTTTCACCAAACGGGAGCTCAGTTGGCTTGATGACCTTATGCCagaaagcaagaagaagaaggaagatgacaaaaagaaaaaagcaaaggaa GAAGCTGAACGAATGTTTCAGACAGTGGACAGTGAAACTATACACCTTCCATATGACAGAGGCGATGTGTTAGAGATTCCCGTGAAAGCTCTAAAATACAG CTCTGAAAAAGAAGAGTGTGTGAAAATAGACATGGAAAATACTCCTGAAACAAAGTATGTAGATGCTGAAACCTCATTATAG